A single window of Nicotiana tomentosiformis chromosome 1, ASM39032v3, whole genome shotgun sequence DNA harbors:
- the LOC138909187 gene encoding uncharacterized protein produces MAPYEDLYGKQCHSSLDWFELDEAKFLGTNLVHDALEKVKLIQERLQIDQRRQKSYMDKKVRDVAFMEGEKVLLKVSPIKGVMRFEKKVKLSPRFIGPFEVSESIVHLDESLAYEEESVAILDRQVHKLRSKKIAVVKVLWKGQPSEEATWETESAMQSRYRIFSVVQIHF; encoded by the exons atggctccgtatgaggattTATATGGTAAACAATGTCATTCTTCTCTTGATTGGTTTGAGCTTGATGAGGCTAAGTTTTTGGGTACAAATTTGGTACATGATGctttagaaaaggtaaagttgattcaagaacgACTTCAGATAGATCAGAGAAGGCAAAAAAGTTATATGGacaagaaggttcgtgatgtggcattcatggagggtgagaaggtaCTTTTGAAAGTTTCACCCATTAAAGGTGTGATGAGATTTgaaaagaaggtcaagttgagtccaaggtttattggtccatttgaggtgtcgGAGAG CATAGTACATCTAGATGAGAGTTTGGCTTATGAAGAAGAGTCAGTTGCTATTTTGGACAGACAAGTTCATAAGTTAAGGTCAAAGAAGATCGCTGTGGTGAAGGTGCTTTGGAAAGGACAACCGagtgaggaggctacttgggagaccgagtcagctatgcagagtagatatcgcATCTTTTCAGTAGTTCAGATACATTTCTAA